Genomic segment of Lagopus muta isolate bLagMut1 chromosome 3, bLagMut1 primary, whole genome shotgun sequence:
ggtgggctttaaggtccatTGTGACCCAACTGTAATTTCATGAAATACGTTACCAGGAGACAGAGAAGTGCTGTGCACAAGCAAATGCAATCTGGGTATGAAGAAAACCACAGTAGATCAACATTCTGTTTCCACTGTCGCACCATTACCTGCAGTTCCTGGGTTACCACATGACCACAGAGCACTCACAGCTGTCAGCTTACAGCTCATCCTTTGACACAAATACAAGAACTTGAATGAGCAACTGGGAGAGCAGTGAGCCCACACACCCCGAGGCAGCAAATCATCCCCGTGCCCACTGGGAGGGATGCACACTGCAGTCAGATCGTTGCCAGTGAGTGGCATTTCAGTCCAGCACCAGATGATGACAGAGCTTCACACACCAAAACGCAAAGCAAGAGTTGCTCGAGGGCAAAGCACGCCCAGCACATCCTCAAACAAGCAATCCAGCTCTTGCTGGGTCCTGCTCTGCAAGAGGAACTACACCTGGGAAGCCCCATGGACATTCAGGCTCTCAGTGCTCAATCAAGGCCATACACTATGAAGTCCATAAAACCCCACACAGCGCAGCCCCATCCACCCAATGCTGGCAGCCATCCCTACTCCCCATTAAGCCCTTTTCCCTCCAAGTGCTCCCCTGGAGAAACAAATTAACCATTGAGATAGAATAGGCGAGACCATTTCCAAGTCACCTATGAGAACACAGTAAACCCCACGAAGCTGCCTGGGTGCTGCTCATGGCCTTGCCTTTAACGAGCATTGTATTTCAGTGCATGGATTACAGATGTGCTCTTTGTTGGCCTTGTAACCTGGGCTTGAAGCCTGGTTCACATGCTCTCTTCACATCTCTTGAGCCTCTGAAAACACCCCCAGCAAAGCCTAGAGCATCTCGTGCTCCTGCTgtggcacacagctgctggtgcAAAGGTTCATTCCATGCTTAGTTGCGTTTCCCCtgattttttctcctttattccTTCACTGACAACTCCCAGCCTCCCATTCCCTTattggctgctgctgcaaactGAGCAGCTCAGGAAAGGCCTTGGAGACTGCAGGGTCTCATTCCTGAGCACTTACAGCTGGACACCTGGGcatctgtttctgctttatGCTACTTTGCTTACAGTTAGCAATGGTGTTCAGTTACTTCTTAAAACACCCCATCAACTTTTCCTTTTACTACCTTGGATAACTTAAACACTGCTGTTCATTGCACAAAATGGAGCAATGCATTTTAACTCTCCCTCTGcccctctttctctttcctgaagCTGCAGAACAGAATATTTAAGGCTCTGTTCATGCACCACCCCAGAGAGGCACTATAATGCCTGAGACTTCTAACATCTCATTATACTACTGCCGTCAAAAAGGCAATCAAGGTATGAACTCCAAACTCAGCAGCTGGTCCAAAGCTAATCAAGCACTCTGTATCAGGTGATAAgagggaatgggggggggagaggaaaaCTACTTGTGTTGAAGCAGGCATCAAATACGAACCCGGAACAGAGGAATCACTCCTCGCATGGAACCCAACACCGCACACCTGCATAGCAGCTGATTCTTTTAAAGATGCAACTAAGAAGCCTCTTCACCCCGATTTTCCAGTAAAGTGCacatttaaagcaaataaaaagaaaaatcaacgacaaaaaagcaacaaaagacCCAAAACACTTCACCATTACCAAACAAGATTCTCCCATTACCTCCAAGAAATGCAACACTGTAATGCCTGAATCAACTCCACCTACAAATGAGCTTCTGTAGCACTTCTGGGCAGAGAGGGCACCTTACCTTGCTCCTACCTGTGGACATGCTCCCTAACCAGCAGCTTTACTTCTTTTGCCCACGTTTGGCTCAGGAACTCTTTCTGAAACCACATTACTTTGCTTTTGCACAGACACGCAGTCAAGatctttctctcctctgcagTTTTCAACCAGTGATATTTAGCCCGATCTGCAGGACACCGAGCCAGGCCTtgccttcaggaaaaaaaattgtgtataCATTTAAGCCCTTTTAAGCACACTGGTATTTCCTGGTAAGTCAAGACCCAATTGAAGTCATCATCCAGAGATACACAAGAAATCTACAGgtataacattttatttaagttAGCTGAGGGTGGGTATTTGGCTCAAGATTGTTTATCTTTGAACTGAAAGAGACTGACCATAAATAATATTAGAAATAGGAAATGTAAGAGCAGCCAATCTTCCCAGTTGTCAAAGCTCTGGAAACACTTGTATAAATGCCAAAAATTTTGCCTCCCCTCACCAGAGGCATCATTGAGTTACCACAAATAATGGTACCTGAAATCATCAGCGCTCCGCTCAGGAGTCTGCATGCTCTGTGAACATGCCTATAGGTATCAAAGTGACACAGATATCAAAAGTGATCATGGTTAgaaaaatatacacatttttgTCTCATCTGGAAAAGTCTTGGTCATTTGAAACCTCCATTGaataaaacactaaaaaaatcttttccacagATTTCTTCCCCCCATCCAGCATAGaatgtgtatttatatacagCTTATGCAATCTGTCATTTCCAAAACATACAGTCCAAGTTTTTAAGTACAAAAGAACACAATGTGTTGCTGCTCTCTAGACCATACTGACACACTGCTGGTTTGGCAAGCCAGAATATGACAGCCACGTGGTGATACACAAAGCAACTGCACAAAAGGCaagggaaaaatggaagaacacaagaacaaagaaaagcaaagtggTGAAGGAGGAATATTGCCCAGTAGTAAAACACAAACTCTCAAGCAGCCTGCTGTAGTATCTACAGGAAAAGATATATTTCAAGTATTAAAAGGACACCTGAATTGTACTTCTCACAACCTTCCAAGGTAATACTAAAGAGTGCCTACTGGAAACAGCCCGCATTCCAGTTGTTTCAGTAGATGGCTGGTTGCTGTGCTTAAGTCAGTGGCAGTATTAACCTTCACTTGCACACAAACcaagtaaaacaaaactcagtttttaaaacaaagtgagATGGGAAGAAATTTCCAACAAAATGTGTGCTTTCAGTACCTGGGTGCAGCAGCCACCATGAGCATGCTTTGGTTATTACTTGCTTCAAATGGTTCTGGTGTAAAGAACACTTTCAGGAGAGCCCTACACATGGCATTTGCAAAAGCACGTAACGCTGCAGACATGGTGACATTGCAGCATCTGCAGTCATTTGCAGTGTCCTTCGAAGCATCGGTATAACAGTACCTCAGCTGCaactgaaagagaacagagGCAAATCCTCATAAAATGGCCCAAATCAGGAATTTTCTTCCagtatttcacagaaacaaaggaagccTATGGAGCTACTGAGCAGAAAGAAGCATGAAGGATAATAGCAGCATGCGGTTTACAGTTTTCACTTTTCAGTTTATTAATATTAGTGGTGCACTCTGCAATGGATGAAGCGAGGAAATGAAAACTCTGACAGACCTGGCAATATGCAAACACCTCCTTACGGTCCTTGTAAACAGCTAACTCCTCTTTGAActttaattgcaaagaaaagaatatttacatataatatatatgtatataaccacaaaaccaaaactaagTCAAATCCCGACCAAGGACATCGCATTTcgaagagaagaaaacatgacaCAATATTATTAAGCAGTACACGTCCAAAGATTTTCAAGGCATCATGATCTTCACGTTTTCTTTGTCCGGTCATATCCCCTTGGACTTCAGTAGATGAGGGACTTCATTTCAGAGTAAATAAGTGGAAATATGATAGAGCAACTCCTGTAAAGGACAGCTGCGCTACTGAAGAAGGCTCGAGGCATGGTGATCCACGGCTCTGACTTAAAGCAGAAGTAAACAGCGTACAACGCCACGGCAAAGAAGTGGCCGATCAGCACCATTGGTTTAGGAGATAGCCTGTTTAAAAAGACACAGCACACGTAAATAAACAGGATAAAAACAAGCACAGACAAGCCTTCAGTTCCCAGGTTGGGCTCTTTGCACAGCACAACAGCTCTGATTAAGGCAGCTGCGGTCCTGCTGTCTCAGCTGTGAACAAGCCCTGCCAGTCTTGGAGCTGCTGCACACCTGCATTCCATTCTGCACTGTGGTCAACGTATAcctctgatttcttttcaatGCCAGTAGACTGAATCTGTCCTTATCAACTCCCAGGTAAGCCTGCACCGACCCCAGCAGTTTTAGCTCTCTTTCCAAAGAGACAAACGGACACATCCTTACATGTTCAAAGAACAATTTACTGAGCATTCTCCAGCTTGAAGGGAGCATTCAGAAGATCTTGACAGGTACTtgcttctctgttccttttgctCATTTGTGGGAGACCTCATCCATCATTACTCTCAGCTTGTCAAGCACGAaacatctccacagctcctCCATTTGAATGAGCAGAAGGGCCCACACTAACTCCCACCCacttgtcatagaatcacaggcctgggttgaaaatgaccttaaagatcatctagttccaaccctctgctatgggcaggattgccaaccgctagagcaggttgctcaaagtcccaaccagcctggccttgaatgcttccatggaaggggcatccacagcctcactgggcaacctgttccagtgtctctcCAGTTTGCATAGGCATTTTTAAAcagctaaaagaaagaaagcattcaaaGCTCCTAACAGAGCTTCAAAGTTCAGTATAATCCTAAAAACACTGCCTCACATGGAGCATTCTCCCCACAGAACTGACAGACTGGCTGTAAAGCAGAATCTATCAGAGGTTCACAACTTGATCTGGTTCACACCAGTTATTACAGATATGCTGAACTTACACAGATAGCAATCCAACAGGACCTGAGACACATTCTCCACCAAGTCTGAAGTAGTGGAAACAGGCTCTCTTTAGCTGGTGCAAGGAatctacaaaacaaaattgaaatcaCTCACAAATACagtcaacaaaaaaaaaaattttgagCATATATAACAGTGATACAAAAATCAAAGACTTCAGCAttttggcagctgctgctgtgaaattCAGTTAGATTTCAACCTGATTTTACAGGGTTTTATAGAGAAGCCACAGATTCCTGAATGCTGACACAAGAACAATTGATTTAAGTTACccagtgttttgtttattaaataGTAATTCCAGATGCCCTTTGGGTTGCTATAGCTTGGTTTACACAACGCTAGAACTAACTGGGAGGACAACTCAAGCTAACTCATTAAAATCCTTTGATCAGGGCATTTTCTATTCGTGCACATTCATATATCTATGTGTGTATGCTTACATACCAACACACATGCCCtccagaaatatttattcaacAAATATTAATTCATCAGAAGTTACTTAAAAATACACGTATTTACCATCTGTAGCAGCAAAAAGTTCATACAGTGCCTGGGCAAGAATATTCACTACGAAAGAATGAGACTTCTTTCTTGACcagtaaaatgcttttttggcctgcaaaaggaacaaaattagGAAACACAGAACATCATTGAGAAGATTTTTGTGTAGTTGATAGGAGCCACGTCCATGTGAACGCCTTctcacacactgctgtgctgtcaaGATGCACACAGACAAACTAGGTACACATGCTCATTACCCCAAATTCAACTCGCACGAGGTGATGGTTCAAATCCAGTCTGCTTGAGCAAAACGTATGCTAAAAACCACAATACCAGTGTGGGAACATATCAGATACCATCCTAGCAGtctgccccacagccacagcactcacaaatcacagctctgctcagtgaAAATGcctgatgtgatttttttatctGAAGAGTTGAGAACAGCTGTGCCTCAGAAATAACTTCCACATCCCTCAGGTGTATCCAACTTAGACTGCATCATCTGAAGTGGAACCAAGTTTGTCTAAGTTaagtcaaaataaataaagtttcaCCTTAAGAACGTCAGAATCTTCATAAAGATCTGGAATATCCTGGAGCAAGCTTCTCCATATTTTGACATCGTTTAAAACAACACTCATTCCTCCACCAGTAAGAGGGTGCCTTATATTATACGCATCTCCTAACAGAAGAACTCCTAGATAGAAGAAAAGATGAGTGAACTACTGCACAACTACCATATCACCTTAGCACTCAAACCCTGTACTTTGTTTCCCAGCTTATTGAGAATTCATTGCCACCAGGAACAACAACtagaaactgaagagaaagaacaagaaatagaAGGGAGCACGGCTTTAACAGATGTAAAAATCTCAATTCCCTTATGCATACACACGTGTGTCAAAGAACAGACACAAAATTCAaggccatttttatttttctccattttcctccCCTCATAAAGAGACCAAACACCTAAAAGCACGACCCACTgagttatttaaaattaaaaatgaagcagacaGTGATTTGAAGTCTTGCAGCAATATAAATGTTACTGTTGAATTGTGCCAACAtgcattttcaaatgtatttttaataacagaatAAGGTAACTGTACTCAGCAACAAACACACATCTATGAGAACACAGCCTTAAGCCCAACAAGTTTCTAATGCCTTCCCTCCATCTGCTTTACTTCATAATACACACCTTTCTTGTTAACAGCTGAAGGAGGTAAGAAGCTTGCTGGCATAGTCCTTAAACGATCATTCTGAACTGCTATTAGAAATGGTTCCTTAAGGTGATCTGCAAAAACCAAGGTTCTTTGGTTACACTTACTTGGTAGAGCCTTAAATAATTTGCTCACAACTCATTTGAGCCTCTTCTCAGAGGCATAATCCTTCCAAACTCCTAACTCAAAAAGCCAACCAAATAATCTGCTCTGTGATGTGTCATCTAAGAAGGGAGAACAGTTATTGAGACAGTAAACTCTGAACGTGGAGATAAAGCAAACCAACAGACCAGACTCACCAGGCATTTGGGGATGAATGCTCTCAAGCATGTATTCTTTCAGGTTCTTTGGCATTTCTCCTCGAATATCAACAAGGACTCGAGTCTCAGTTGAAGAAATCTGATAGATTAACACTGGACTAGTTTTAGCCAGAACAAGTTCGGCATAGTTAGTTTTAAACTGTGGTGCATCCTTCAAAAGAAGTGGGAGAAGGATTGAAATCAAATAATGAAGGGATATTAAACTTCAGATACACAAAACCATTCTCTGGCACTTCAAATAAAATCCTGTTTCATAGTAAGGttgtattatattttttccctttcaaaacagcatgttttcaagaaaaaaaaaaaaaagaatgcagaagCTTTCCATGAGATCATTTTTACTTCCATAAAGAAAATTATGGAAAGGAATGAAGTACAGTAGTCTGTAGTGTAGAGAACCCCAAGGGAAAAATCACAGGCTCCCAGCACCTTACAGCTGCTCCTCAGGCTTATCAAGTTtccagaagaagagaaagaggaggcACTCAAGTAGTGATAGATAATTGTAGGGCTAAGGACACAGAAAGTGCTGAAGCTCCTCCAACTCAGACTGTGCCTGGTAGAATTTCTGCAGGGTTTTGCtcattttcccttatttctgcTGTTAATCCAATGGTTACTGCAGCAGCCGTGGAAGGCAAGGCAAAGCCAACCTGAGTTGGCTACAGCAGACCAGCTACCAATGTATCTTCATGCTTTCTCACTTAAATTTACAGATCCTGAAGGCATTCAGGCAGCTGGTTACAAAGTACCCCATCTGCTGGCAGGGACACAGCTCGAGTATGCTTTTGGAGTATAAACAACAATTGGTTTTACCCACAGCTGCTAGCTTGCACCTAAAACTCATGATTTTCACCCTCTGAACAAGTGCCTTAGCAACAAGaaaactgtggggaaaaaaaatgaatgtcacTGTCTTAACACAAACTAGTGAAAGCACCTATACCCAGAGTAATAtaggatcaccaaggttggaaaagacccacaggatcacccagtccaaccatccacccatcaccaatagctctcattaaccacgtccctcaacacaacatccaaacattctttgaacacctccagggttggtgactccaccacccccctgggcagcccattgcagcacctgaccactcttttggacaagtagtatttcctaacatgcagcctgaatctcccctggtgcagtttgaggccattctctctagtCCTACCACTCTTTCTAGTCTTACAGGGACATCTTCTAATGCAAACATTAGGGCTATATAAAATAGAGCACTAAGAGCAAAAACAGGCTTATGCAAGGTgttgaaactatttttttttttttttttcccttcagtatTCCCACCAACGGGTCTTGTTGGGCTGGTGCACAGTTTCAAGTCGCTATGCTGAAAGCTAATCACAAAgctatagaatggtttgggttggaagggacctttaagatcatccagctccaacccctgctataggcacagacacctccctctagaccaggttgctcaaagccttgtccatcctggccttgaatgcttccagagagggaGCATCCACAGTCTCACTGgacccttcaggtactggaaggccccccagagccttctctcctccagtctgaacagccccagctttctcagcctgttctcacacaggaggtgctccagctctctgaccatcttcatggtcctcctctggatctgctccaacagctccaggTCCTTCTTGTGTTGTGGGCTCCAGAACCagacacaatactccaggttATCCAGCTAGTTTAACCCTCTCTTGCTCAACTACAGAGAAATTATACACTTACATGCTGGCTTTAAGAGTAGATTTTGGTATTAATCTAACTTCTAACCACAAAATCCtcttagaaaaaataatctggttcacagtaatataaatatttgaagagcTGAAAGCAACTCTATCACATATGCTAAATCTGAGACAGTAAGTTCAGCTGGAGATGGGACAGAGCAGATACCAATAACTTCAAAGTTAAAAAACCACAGGTGCAAATTTCCAAGCATTTCTCAGTGCGACACAGAAATGGACAGAACAGCTGATTCTATGGGAAAACATCTCAGACTGGAGTTCAGGACAGTCCTTATAACAAAGCATCAATAGTTGTCTTTAACAAGAAGACTGCTTAAATCTTTCATAGACACATTCCCTACATGAACTTCTACAATGCTACTTGCAATTGTATTTGATTAATGTATTTCTTGTTCCAAAGTCTGCAAAAGGCCATGTATGCaacttttattaatttataaagCCCTACCATACTTCCCTTCTGTGTGAGTTCACATAAATAGGCTCTACAGGTGATGGGTGGAACCACAGGTGTGGATGGAAGGAGCAGCCAAGCAGAAAACATCAGGccacaaagagaagaaattgtgTGGAAGGTTTCCAAGAACTGTGGAGCCCAGCGACCCAGCAGAGCCAACACACTGAGGTCACCAACAGTGTGCTGAGCCATCACAGGGCCGCCggctcacagcagcaccaacagctgTGGGCCACCACCAAGAGGGCAGAGGCTGCTGCATGCAAACAGATAACACAGCATTACAGATGTATGAAGAAATATAGATCCTCAAGTTACACACAAAAGTTACCTTCAGAATGCAACCAACGAAATGGGATGAAACAGTGACTTTTTGGGAGACCAGGTTTTTTCTGAATTTGGAGAAAAGTCCATCAGCTACAACTGTCAGCGGTGCATGAAGTTCCTGCAGTGTAAGACAAAGAAAACCATAGggcattttccttctcttttgcaCAACGGTTGGAAATAACTCACAAGCCCTCCTTTCCAATTGCACATTAGATGTTCTTCAAAGCAATAATCAGCTTCTTCTAGACATGCAATCACGTAACATAGCTACAGGGTCTGTGTCAGAATTGGATAAAACAGACCAGAAAAGCAGAGTGATTGCTATGTTCAGCCCATAATGCTCTGCaggaataaacaaacaaaagaatcaCACATAAGCAACAAGCCTAAAATGTTTTAGTGTAAAAAGTGTACCAAAAGTGCCCAGATCTTTCTTAAGAGAACAAGCAGTGAATTCAGAGCAGTTCTCACCATCCTTAGGTGctacaaacagaaataacaggtacagagagaaaaagataaatggATTAGGTTCAGCTTGAAGATATGCACAAATTCCTAATGTTTAATACATACACTGTTttcaaacatggaaaaaattcttcagattattaataagcattttatttttatgatactGTGAGAAAAGAACTAGAAAGCATTTAGAGATGGATGATTCCTTCTACAGCTTTCTTGTTGTCGTTTGCAGTTAAATCAGAGTACATAATGACTGCAGATTTATGATGAGCATTAGTCTTTGGCCTTGGcaggagcagaaaacaaaatcaattttcCTTTGAAGCTTTCAGGAAAAAGCATGCTATGTTTCATCGGCACTTCTGGAAAATAGTTCATTGTTGGACAGAAGCATTTGGTGAGCCAGCAATGCTAGTGTACATCCATGCCTGGAACAGGTTCCTCTTAGTGCTGCACTGCTATAAAA
This window contains:
- the SQLE gene encoding squalene monooxygenase, translating into MWTFLGIASFIYVYKKCGDLMSYANKEVLLSAALFFSLGLLLSYRYHFRAPRQQQQQKPHLGMLSHALSALPLVGFFWAKPAAGSQRVKQPGSRKGKIEVNVSDMHLTEAASVTTSLPQNDPEVIIVGSGVLGSSLATVLARDGRKVTVIERDLKEPDRIVGELLQPGGFNALKDLGLEDTVEGIDAQTVNGYIIHDLESKSEVEIPFPTSEDGRVVSGRSFHHGQFIMGLRRAAMAEPNAKFIEGTVTQLLEEDDCIVGVQYKDKETGDTKELHAPLTVVADGLFSKFRKNLVSQKVTVSSHFVGCILKDAPQFKTNYAELVLAKTSPVLIYQISSTETRVLVDIRGEMPKNLKEYMLESIHPQMPDHLKEPFLIAVQNDRLRTMPASFLPPSAVNKKGVLLLGDAYNIRHPLTGGGMSVVLNDVKIWRSLLQDIPDLYEDSDVLKAKKAFYWSRKKSHSFVVNILAQALYELFAATDDSLHQLKRACFHYFRLGGECVSGPVGLLSVLSPKPMVLIGHFFAVALYAVYFCFKSEPWITMPRAFFSSAAVLYRSCSIIFPLIYSEMKSLIY